A segment of the Candidatus Bathyarchaeota archaeon genome:
CGGGTTCCCTGTCGAATGGAGCCTTTAGGACGCCCGCCCCCTTAACGAACTCTGAATATTTCCTGGAGGCCTCCTTCTTGATCTCTTCAAATAACCCAGAGGGTACGATTGCTAGTAGGGATCCTCCCCCGATGAATACTATGCTCTCAGGAGCCAGCCTGTTCCTTATGACGTCAGCAGCTTCCTCCATTCCAAGTTCGACCATGGCGCTGTAGCCCATTAAACCTTTCAGGGCCTCGGATCTCCTGACTATGTCCTGAATTCCCTGTGCCTCGAGGAGGAGTACCGCTAAAGGCTTCTCATCTATCTTCAACCTTCCTGGGGCATTAAGCAGCTCCCTGTCTAGGGTCTTCCGATACTCTTCATCTACAGGGAGTAAGAGGCGCATGGTTTGGCTTAGCTTCTCCGGCTTCAGCGGAGACTCCGCTTCCAATGTTTCTGCTACTTCGAGGATCCGCTTATCTTTCGTATCCAGGTGTAGCTTCCTTAGGGCTTCCGCCAATCCCTTAGGGTCGGGTGATATGGTGGACCTATCTTGGACAGCTACTTTATCAGCATAGGCTATTACCCATTCCAGCATAGTGGTCGGAGGATGCTCAGAGCCAGCCCCGTAGTGGTGTTTCGAAGCCAGCTCCGCCAACTCCTTTGAGAGAGCCCCGAACCCCATGTCAGATAGAAACTTCTCCACAACTTCCCTAGTCTTTAATTCATGA
Coding sequences within it:
- a CDS encoding HD domain-containing protein, which produces MEELTLVDPLTFEIKKVPYRDSWKQYTYRFLNEAVQEIRGELKGKDDVGKLKIICDYLVEELPRSYWSEIPAQNSFPGFFSSLADHAIATSTIGVALAVECRLEGIDFAKEYKGKELESLLNDAAGLIQVVRLACLLHDAGKPLQDHELKTREVVEKFLSDMGFGALSKELAELASKHHYGAGSEHPPTTMLEWVIAYADKVAVQDRSTISPDPKGLAEALRKLHLDTKDKRILEVAETLEAESPLKPEKLSQTMRLLLPVDEEYRKTLDRELLNAPGRLKIDEKPLAVLLLEAQGIQDIVRRSEALKGLMGYSAMVELGMEEAADVIRNRLAPESIVFIGGGSLLAIVPSGLFEEIKKEASRKYSEFVKGAGVLKAPFDREP